One region of Oncorhynchus nerka isolate Pitt River linkage group LG22, Oner_Uvic_2.0, whole genome shotgun sequence genomic DNA includes:
- the ppp1r17 gene encoding protein phosphatase 1, regulatory subunit 17-like: MSTGCGCVRSPPETAEHRLTGGQEHHYQIVEPVRTLLEEGAGMTRAVQGKHCPEAVHPEEQPHEQELKKPRRKDTPVLNTPPLIPGVRMVKGEKRMIHMEDEEKDGKN, encoded by the exons atgtcTACAGGCTGTGGCTGTGTGAGGTCGCCCCCGGAGACAGCGGAACACAGACTGACGGGTGGACAGGAGCACCACT ATCAGATAGTGGAGCCTGTGAGGACCCTGCTAGAGGAGGGGGCAGGGATGACCAGAGCTGTGCAGGGGAAACACTGTCCTGAGGCAGTGCACCCCGAGGAGCAGCCACATGAGCAGGAACTGAAGAAACCACGCAGGAAAGACACGCCCGTCCTCAACACTCCTCCACTCATACCAG GTGTGAGGATggtgaaaggagagaagagaatgatTCACATGGAGGATGAAGAGAAGGATGGAAAGAACTAG